Part of the Zea mays cultivar B73 chromosome 4, Zm-B73-REFERENCE-NAM-5.0, whole genome shotgun sequence genome is shown below.
GAAGATAATCGGCGAACTGAAGCAGTGGCTCAAGCAATGAATGGGACAATTTGGTCTGGTTGCACAGATGGTTCAATTATTGTTTGGGATGGAAATGGGAATAGACTGCGAGAATTTCATTACCATAGTTCTTCTGTTCGATGCATAAAGACACTCGGAGACAAGGTTTGGGTGGGCTATGCAAGTGGCACTATTCAAGTTGTCGATGTCGAAGGTAACCTTCAGGCAGGATGGATTGGTCATAGCTGCCCAGTCATAGACATGGCAATTAGTGATTCTTACATTTTTTCTTTGGCACATCATGGTGGTATTCGAGGATGGCCTCTAAGTTCCCCTAGCTCCCTAGATGATATTCTATGCTATGAGTTGGCTAGCAGGGAACTGTTATACACAAGGCTAGAGAACCTTAAAATACTGGTTGGGACTTGGAATGTTGCACAAGAGAAAGCTTCTCCTGAAGCACTAAGGTCATGGTTGGGTGGTGCATTTTTTGATGTTGGGCTGGTGGTGGTTGGTTTGCAAGAGGTCGAGATGGGTGCTGGAGTTCTTGCCATGGCAGCTGCCAAAGAAAGTGTAAGATGCTTTGCCTCACCTTAATATTTATTTCTTTCAGCAAGTGTGAAGATAGCATTCAATTTGGCAAATAGGTGTCAGAACAGTGAGGAAAACAATCTGGTTAAGAATTTTGAATTGAAGATATTTAAAGAATAAGTATGCATAGTTTCTGACGATCTTCCTATTGTCTCTATTCCACCTGTTTCATGAATTTAGGAAGATTTTCGTATAAGCTTGTCCAAAATATGTGACCTCTTGAAAAATCGAGGGAGTATTCAATACCATTGTTTCGTTTTCTTGAACAATATTATGAAATATAGGGAATATTTGTGGACCTTGATGTTCATGGTCCTGAAGCATTCAATCATTTAGGTTTTTATTTGTGCCAAAATGCAATGTAAATACACCCTAATGCTTGTACTGTGTCTCCACCTTGTTATTATTTGCTCTCTATCGTGAGTTAAAGTTTTCAATGTTGTAGCTTAACTTGGGAAGTTAATTTATtctgttcttgtgttaattatagATCCAATTTTAGAAAGTATCCACTTTACCCCTGACAACTGAAAGGGCTGGAACACTAATAACTTTATATTTTTCCCTATTCATTACTGTATATTGATCTTTCTCCTACTGCTTTCAGTTTAATCGAGAAATGTCAACATTACCAGCTATCGTCACCTATACATTTGATTATTGTTCTTTAACGTGAATATTTGATTCAAAATAGCTCTCTTATGGCCTTAGGTAGGGCTTGAAGGCAGTGCCAATGGGCAGTGGTGGATAGACAGTATTGGCAAAACACTTGATGAGGGAATATCCTTCCACAGAGTTGGTTCAAGGCAGTTGGCAGGACTACTTATTGCTGCATGGTACTGATTAATCACGAATCATTTCTTAATGACACATTATAAATTTCTGTTCACATGATTATTACAGTTTGCGCTTCCATACTTATCCCATATTTCCACATTCTGTGTCATGATTATTTGAAGGGCAACGAATGACCTTAGGCCACATGTTGGTGATGTTGATACTGCTGCAGTGCCATGTGGCTTTGGGCGTGCTATTGGCAACAAGGTAAGTGATTATCTAGGCATCTTCACTTGTTTTTTTGTTTCTGATGAAGGTACCAGGTACCATCTGTGATCTGTGTACTACCACTAGGCATCGCCTAGCCTCTCTCTTCTGgacaatataaaataaaagaaaatgtTTGCATAAAAAGGGAAAAGAGGGTGGCAAACTGCATGCCATATATTAGAGTTAGTGCAATATAGATTCAGTAAACTTATTAAAATGTGCTGTTCTTTTTGTGGCTGTACCATGGAGAAGCGATGGTGTCCACCTATGTTAGAACAAAAGAATTCAACTGACGACTAACTTTGGAAGGTTCCAACTTCAGTAATCTGTAGTCTGTAGATAAACTCTTGGAACTATATATTTGAATTCAATAGTTGATTATTAGCTTTTCATGCCTGACAAAGTTGTGCTCTAAATTTCCTTGGCTGTGCCACACTGTAGCTGTATAAATGACAGCCGATGCTTCTTTCAGGGTGGCGTCGGATTAAGAATAAGAGTCTTTGGTCGCAGGATATGTTTTGTAAACAATCATTTTGCTGCACATCAAGAGAATGTTAGCCGCCGCAATGCTGATTTTGACCGCATTTATCGGACAATGACTTTCACCAAACCTCAGGGATCTGCAGGTATTTTGTTGCCAAATGCCTCTTGGAAGCACTATTATTTACTAACATTGCTATACATAATACATGAAACAGTTACACATTTTCTTTATTTGTTGTACTACAGCTTCTGCTACAGCTGTCCAATTGCATAAAGCAGTGAGTGCATGCGATCATCAAGCTTTGTTCGCGGCAATAACTGGCTAGGTTTCGTCTTGGGTATGAAACTATTTATGTGTGCATACTTGTAATAATGGCAGGCTAATGAAAATCAAGCAGATGAAGGTAGGCCTGATCTGGCAGAAGCTGATATGGTTATCTTCCTTGGTGATTTGAACTACCGACTTGATGGCATCACCTATGATGAAGCAAGGGACATGGTCTCCCAGAGGAGCTTTGACTGGCTTAGAGAAAGGGATCAACTTCGAGCGGAAATGAAGGCGGGAAATGTGTTTCAGGGAATGCGTGAAGGCCCAATCAGATTTCCTCCAACCTACAAGTTCCAGAGACACCAGTCGGGTCTCTCAGGTACACTGCATTTGATGCTGCCTCATAGTACTTGCCTTGCCTCTTAAAAATGTGCATCTTTCGCTGCTCTATGGACAGTAACAGTACTCGTACCGCCTGCTTGAGATATGAGTTTGTTCCGTCATCTCCATATATGCAGGGTATGATTCAGGCGAGAAGAAGAGAATACCTGCTTGGTGCGACAGGATACTGTATCGAGATAGCCGTCCTGTACCAATAGCTGAATGCTCATTAGAGTGCCCTGTCGTCGCTGCAATCACAGCGTAAGATTTGACAGAGCCAGGCGTCTTTGTATCTTTACCATTCTGTGTGTGTGTGGAGGAAGAGAACTACTGGGTTCATGTGATCCTTTTTTTTTGCTCTTTGACAGGTACGAATCTTGCATGGATGTCACAGACAGTGACCATAAACCCGTGAGATGTACATTCAGCGTCGATATTGCAAGAGTAGACGAGCTGATAAGGAGGCAAGAGTTTGGAAAAATAATCGAATCTAACAAAAAGGTTCGCTCTTTGCTTCGAGAGCTCCGTTCTGTTCCGGACACCGTCGTCAACGCGAACAACATTACATTGGAAAATCACCAAGAAGATGTCATCCTCCGGATAACTAATAACTGTGAAACCAGCAAGGCCGCTTTTGAAATCCTGTGTGAAGGCCAGACAGTCAGAAAGCAGGGCGGAACCCAATCTGAGGAGCTGCTCCCAAGGGCGTCCTTTGGCTTCCCACTTTGGCTTGAGGTAAGTCAGTGagttactctctctctctctctctctctctctctctctctctctctctctctctctctctctctctctctctctctcttctgtaTTTCTACTGTTGTACCATCCTCCTTTACTGTGCTCGTCTATCTTGCCTTTACGGACAACCGATTCTCGCCCTGCGATGTCTCAAACAGGTCCAACCATCGATGGGTCTCATCGGCCCAGGAGAAACAGCGGAAGTCGTCGTGCGCCACGACGACTTCCTGACGCAGGAAGAGTACGTCGACGGAGCACAGCGGAACCGGTGGCGCGAGGCCACCCGAGACCTGGAGGTCGTGCTCTCGGTGACAGTCACGGGCAGCTCCAGCTCCTCGGCCGAGGCCGTCGCGCACAGGGTCACCGTCCGGCACTGCTGCCCGGCGCCTCCGGCTCCCCTGCCCGCCAACCGGCGCTCTGCCGCTGCCTCGCCTCGTGACGACGTTGCCGCGTCGGATAACCAGTCGAACCACCTGCACCGTTCCGATCTCGCCAGCTTCGGTAGCTCGGAGGTGCGTGACCTGTGCGGGGGCTTGTGAAAGCGAGTTTCGCTGCCTTTGCTTCATCGTCCTGCATTCCTGCTCCTTACATGTGCGTCGTCCTGCCGTTCTTTGCGTGTCGAATCAAAAagcgagagagaaagaaagagagagGAAAAAAAAGGAAGAAAGAAGAGAGTGCAATTGTTGTAATTACCTGTAGTAGGTAAAATTTTCAAGCTAACCTTTTTTTTTTGACCTTCTTAAGTTAAGTAGTAGATGTGGCATTGAAATTGTGTTGGTGCAAAGTGGAGTGAGTGTATGGTTGTATGTATAGTAATGGAGGTTGTATGCTTGTATAGTCTATTGATTGGACGATGCTTTGCTCCTACTGCAATACAGCGCAACGAGAACTGCAGCTGCTCGCCTGCTCCTACAGCAACGCCACACCgcttctttttttttaaaaaaaaaacagagagatagagagaggtccGGAGATCGCGTTCATGGTGAGTTTGCTGGCTCCCCCTTTGACTCTGGAGACTGAAACCCTCCCATGCTTCCAGCCTTCCACCCACCAACAGAAGGTGACCGGCCGCACGAATGCTAGATTGCTAGTGCGGTTGAGGTGGACAGAAGCAGAGCCAGAGCCAGCCAAGTGCAGGCAGCGAAACAGAGACTTTCCAACTCCCCACTGATGAATGATGATGGGTCGTCATGCTCTCACGCACGCACCCAGAACAAAAGATTCAGCGATAAGCAGTATTGACAAGCAATGAAGCAGCGTAGGTTCGAAGCTTGGACATAACCCATATTCAAACTACACTTTATAAATAAtgtaatataaaatataaaatagtGTAAAACAATATTTTGGGTGACTGAACTGCTGAGAGATGGATATAGAATAGGACTAGGAGATACTGATGCGCAGTTAGGTTTCTGGTACACTGAACTGAACAGTGCAGGGCTCCATCCCAAGCCCCGCGACAATTTTATCATTTGGTGTGAGCCGGTCGGTAGTAGCTGGGGTTTGGCCAGGCGTTTAGGTTGCGTATCCACCGCCGGCGAAAAGCTTTGGAATTTTGGGGAAGCTTCGAGCTGGCAGGACGGGAGATCACAAGGATCGTCAAGTGTCGCAGCAAGCTAGCAGAAATGAACCGCATGTTGTGGTTAGAGTTTTTGCTGGTGTTCTTATCTCTCTATATATCTTGTACCGTGTCTCTCGTGCGCCGCCTCCTCTTTCCACCACCAGAGGAAAAAAGTGGCGCTCTACATCCAGCGCCACAAGCTTTTTTTTTTCTCCAGTTCCCACTGTCGAAGCGAACCAAGCCAAGTGAGCCACACGCTATACTCCTCTCGGATCACTCTCATGTGTGGATGGATTCGCGTGGACGCATGAGCCGAACGCCTTGGCAAAGGTGGACTGGTGGGTCGCGCGGCGACGTCGACACTTGGCGTTGTGTT
Proteins encoded:
- the LOC103653189 gene encoding type II inositol polyphosphate 5-phosphatase 15 isoform X1 — translated: MDPDDEPAAQRKAVDLHLPRDTEPASSPACTRRAAPRVLSYCDVPFASASAQRCASFPQRHGELAHARSASFAAWIEGGSASAPAAALERAMSQYGGADGALPEFVGAGGGEGIFRVPLRAAMHPARPPPLEVRPHPLRETQAGAFLRTLACDPRRRQLWAGAESGVRVWGLHEVFRGWWPGAGPRRRGDEEAAPFRESVPVPPALCAAVDGANGMVWTGHRDGRIRAWRMDHAAPAGGYSAGSAPMFKEALSWQAYSRTPVLAIVVTLYGEIWSGSEGGAIKAWPWDTIAKSLSFTSGERHNAASLVEKSYIDLRNHATIGNMCSLPAADVKHMLADNCRAKIWSLTSMTFALWDAKTRELLKVFGIDGQVDLARPEAPVMPEQFIEEEIKVKPTKRERPQGSFTFFQKSRNALMGAADAVRRVATKGTFVEDNRRTEAVAQAMNGTIWSGCTDGSIIVWDGNGNRLREFHYHSSSVRCIKTLGDKVWVGYASGTIQVVDVEGNLQAGWIGHSCPVIDMAISDSYIFSLAHHGGIRGWPLSSPSSLDDILCYELASRELLYTRLENLKILVGTWNVAQEKASPEALRSWLGGAFFDVGLVVVGLQEVEMGAGVLAMAAAKESVGLEGSANGQWWIDSIGKTLDEGISFHRVGSRQLAGLLIAAWATNDLRPHVGDVDTAAVPCGFGRAIGNKGGVGLRIRVFGRRICFVNNHFAAHQENVSRRNADFDRIYRTMTFTKPQGSAASATAVQLHKAANENQADEGRPDLAEADMVIFLGDLNYRLDGITYDEARDMVSQRSFDWLRERDQLRAEMKAGNVFQGMREGPIRFPPTYKFQRHQSGLSGYDSGEKKRIPAWCDRILYRDSRPVPIAECSLECPVVAAITAYESCMDVTDSDHKPVRCTFSVDIARVDELIRRQEFGKIIESNKKVRSLLRELRSVPDTVVNANNITLENHQEDVILRITNNCETSKAAFEILCEGQTVRKQGGTQSEELLPRASFGFPLWLEVQPSMGLIGPGETAEVVVRHDDFLTQEEYVDGAQRNRWREATRDLEVVLSVTVTGSSSSSAEAVAHRVTVRHCCPAPPAPLPANRRSAAASPRDDVAASDNQSNHLHRSDLASFGSSEVRDLCGGL
- the LOC103653189 gene encoding type I inositol polyphosphate 5-phosphatase 12 isoform X2, with protein sequence MDPDDEPAAQRKAVDLHLPRDTEPASSPACTRRAAPRVLSYCDVPFASASAQRCASFPQRHGELAHARSASFAAWIEGGSASAPAAALERAMSQYGGADGALPEFVGAGGGEGIFRVPLRAAMHPARPPPLEVRPHPLRETQAGAFLRTLACDPRRRQLWAGAESGVRVWGLHEVFRGWWPGAGPRRRGDEEAAPFRESVPVPPALCAAVDGANGMVWTGHRDGRIRAWRMDHAAPAGGYSAGSAPMFKEALSWQAYSRTPVLAIVVTLDAKTRELLKVFGIDGQVDLARPEAPVMPEQFIEEEIKVKPTKRERPQGSFTFFQKSRNALMGAADAVRRVATKGTFVEDNRRTEAVAQAMNGTIWSGCTDGSIIVWDGNGNRLREFHYHSSSVRCIKTLGDKVWVGYASGTIQVVDVEGNLQAGWIGHSCPVIDMAISDSYIFSLAHHGGIRGWPLSSPSSLDDILCYELASRELLYTRLENLKILVGTWNVAQEKASPEALRSWLGGAFFDVGLVVVGLQEVEMGAGVLAMAAAKESVGLEGSANGQWWIDSIGKTLDEGISFHRVGSRQLAGLLIAAWATNDLRPHVGDVDTAAVPCGFGRAIGNKGGVGLRIRVFGRRICFVNNHFAAHQENVSRRNADFDRIYRTMTFTKPQGSAASATAVQLHKAANENQADEGRPDLAEADMVIFLGDLNYRLDGITYDEARDMVSQRSFDWLRERDQLRAEMKAGNVFQGMREGPIRFPPTYKFQRHQSGLSGYDSGEKKRIPAWCDRILYRDSRPVPIAECSLECPVVAAITAYESCMDVTDSDHKPVRCTFSVDIARVDELIRRQEFGKIIESNKKVRSLLRELRSVPDTVVNANNITLENHQEDVILRITNNCETSKAAFEILCEGQTVRKQGGTQSEELLPRASFGFPLWLEVQPSMGLIGPGETAEVVVRHDDFLTQEEYVDGAQRNRWREATRDLEVVLSVTVTGSSSSSAEAVAHRVTVRHCCPAPPAPLPANRRSAAASPRDDVAASDNQSNHLHRSDLASFGSSEVRDLCGGL